A window of Thermoanaerobacterium sp. PSU-2 genomic DNA:
AAACGAGGCACATAAAAGGATACTACACACTTGACATAAACGATGTTGTATTCAATAGGGATTTTTATGACAGGATAGCCATAGGCTCATATCCAGTAGACGTACAAGCAACATCACCAGAAGACACAGGGTATGTATATGGGAAGCCTGTAGAGTATGCAGTGCCATTTAGGTGCATAGTGCCTGAGAAGGTAGAGAACCTACTTGTAGTAGGGCGGTCAGCATCCTACAGCCACTTAGCAGCAGGGTCTGCCAGAACGATACCAATAGGGATGGCAGAAGGAGATGCAGCAGGCGTAGCGTCAGCGTACTCCATAGCCAAAGACAAATCATTTGAAGACATCGCAAAGAATGAAGAAGATATAAAGAACATACAGTCCATATTAGTAAGCCAAGGAGCATACCTTAAGCCGTTTAAAGTAGAAGAAGCTGTAGAGAAAAGTTGGGCTTTTGACGGGCTAAAATTTGCCCTTCATTGGGGGCTTATAGTACCTGGATACACAAATAATTTTAAGCTTAATGAAAGCATAAAAAGCATATCATTTTACTATATGGCAACAAACATGATTAAAAGGTCAATACCAGATAAATCACAGCTTATAGATGATGATTATCAGTATCTGCAAAAATACATTGTAGACAAGCCTCTTACAAAAGAAGAAGCTGCGGATATACTTTTGACGTATGCTGGATATAGAAATGAAGCTAATAAATATAGTGGTAGTTTATGCGATTTAGCACATGAAAAAGGACTAATATCTGATACAGCATATCAAAAGATGAAAAATTTAAAATACGTAAAATGGGAAGATTCATATGACATGATATTGTCACTTCACAATTACCTAAGCAAGCTCTGACAAAGTAAAATATATGCAAAAAGCTCGGTTTTTAACCGAGCTTTAATTAATTCTGAAAATTAGTTATTCTGTTTGCAACAATGCCAAATAAGTACTTAAACTCTTTTACTTTTAAAAGAAGCATCATACCAGCGTATATAGCACCACCAATAATGACGATCAAACTTGTAAGCAACAATTCCATCTTAAACCCAACCATGTATCTTGAAAGAAAATTATTCATTAAAAATACCACTGCACCCATGGTAACAGAAGATAAAACCAATTTACCACCGGTAATTACAATATCGCGTCCACCAAAAGCACCCATCTTCTTCCTAAAATCCTTCATCAATAATATGGCACAAATTGCAGCAGATGCAGACGACCCTATGGCAAGACCTGCGATACCTATATATTTTACAAGTATTATGCTTATCAATATATTTACTGCTATGCCTAAAATACTGTTTATCATAGGCGTCCTTGTGTCATTTGTGGAGTAAAATGATACATTAAACACATCTCTTATGCCATAAAAAATCATTCCTATTGAAAGGTACAAAAGCGCAATAGCCGTAATCTCAACACTGTAATCATTAAATCTGCCGTGTTTAAACAATATATCTATTATGTGATACCTTAAAATCATGATGCCTAAAGTAACGGGAATCATGATCATATTGATATTGTTTATAGCCTTTATCATGTGAGATTTCATGCCTTTATAATCGCCGGTACTCCCTTCCCTTGACAAAGTAGGAAATATGACCGTGACAACCGATGTAGCAAATGTCCCGTAAAATGCACCTGTCAACAAGCTGGCATAGCTAAAAGCTGTGATGTTTCCATTTGGCAATCCTGAAGCAAGCCTCGTATTTATGATTATGTTTATCTGATTTACAGATAATCCCACAATGACAGGGCTAATAAGCTTAAGCATCCTTACTATGCGAGGATCTTTAAAATCAATTTTTAGACTGTACCTGTACTTGTTCTTAATAAGCCACGGTATCTGGTTTACCACCTGAAGTCCAAATGCGACTGTAGTGTAGATAGTAAGGCCTACTATGCCACCGTCCTTTGCAAAAAACAGCATAAACACAATAGGTGGAATGTCTATCAAAATACCATTTAAAGCAGGTGCAGTAAAGTCATTAAGAGTTTGAAGGATAGCAGTAAAACCTGCTGACATGCTTAAAAACAGCATGTTTACAATGCTTATTTTGGTCAAATTTACTGCAAGTTGAAACTTTTCACCTGTAAAATTCGACGCCATCAATCTTACCAAGTATGGCGAAAAAATCCATGCTATGACGAATATGGCAAATG
This region includes:
- a CDS encoding FAD-dependent oxidoreductase, producing the protein TRHIKGYYTLDINDVVFNRDFYDRIAIGSYPVDVQATSPEDTGYVYGKPVEYAVPFRCIVPEKVENLLVVGRSASYSHLAAGSARTIPIGMAEGDAAGVASAYSIAKDKSFEDIAKNEEDIKNIQSILVSQGAYLKPFKVEEAVEKSWAFDGLKFALHWGLIVPGYTNNFKLNESIKSISFYYMATNMIKRSIPDKSQLIDDDYQYLQKYIVDKPLTKEEAADILLTYAGYRNEANKYSGSLCDLAHEKGLISDTAYQKMKNLKYVKWEDSYDMILSLHNYLSKL
- the murJ gene encoding murein biosynthesis integral membrane protein MurJ, with amino-acid sequence MSNKKLFKSASIVAFITILGKFAGLLKNTVQGKVFGTTWATDAYTVSLNIPTVLYSIIGVAVSTAFIPLLNETYAKRGKDEMFDFANNIMNILFLFSFAIFVIAWIFSPYLVRLMASNFTGEKFQLAVNLTKISIVNMLFLSMSAGFTAILQTLNDFTAPALNGILIDIPPIVFMLFFAKDGGIVGLTIYTTVAFGLQVVNQIPWLIKNKYRYSLKIDFKDPRIVRMLKLISPVIVGLSVNQINIIINTRLASGLPNGNITAFSYASLLTGAFYGTFATSVVTVIFPTLSREGSTGDYKGMKSHMIKAINNINMIMIPVTLGIMILRYHIIDILFKHGRFNDYSVEITAIALLYLSIGMIFYGIRDVFNVSFYSTNDTRTPMINSILGIAVNILISIILVKYIGIAGLAIGSSASAAICAILLMKDFRKKMGAFGGRDIVITGGKLVLSSVTMGAVVFLMNNFLSRYMVGFKMELLLTSLIVIIGGAIYAGMMLLLKVKEFKYLFGIVANRITNFQN